The following are encoded together in the Coffea arabica cultivar ET-39 chromosome 1c, Coffea Arabica ET-39 HiFi, whole genome shotgun sequence genome:
- the LOC113727609 gene encoding protein CNGC15b-like, translating to MAYISCKSVRFQEDWESARHPTANGDNGIKVKYKIDGTVLPELGSRKREKEIAKCGKSLRAKVLSRVFSEDYERVQRKILDPRGPTIRRWNKIFLVACLVSLFVDPLFFYLPVVKENVCIEIGSHLEIALTVIRSIADIFYMIQIYVRFRTAYVAPSSRVFGRGELVIDSSKIAIRYLRKGFWIDVIAALPLPQVLMWAVIPNLSGSTMTKTKNVLRFILIFQYLPRLFLIFPLSTQIVKATGVVTETAWAGAAYNLMLYMLASHVLGACWYLLSVERQESCWINTCSHENHICQDEYLDCRWLNEPRRTAWFQSSNITTQCDPNSSAYPFGIYGDAVTVDVTSAKFFHKYFYCLWWGLKNLSSLGQNLSTSTYVGEILFAIVVATLGLVLFALLIGNMQTYLQSTTVRLEEWRIRRTDTEQWMHHRQLPQELRQSVRKYDQYKWVATRGVDEEALLEGLPLDLRRDIKRHLCYDLVRRVPLFDQMDERMLDAICERLKPALCTQGTCLVREGDPVNEMLFIIRGNLDSYTTNGGRTGFFNSCRIGPGDFCGEELLTWALDPRPSVILPSSTRTVKAISEVEAFALIAEDLKFVAGQFRRLHSKQLRHKFRFYSHQWRAWAACFIQAAWRRYNKRKSLSELRSLESLSSETESSDGQPDGDGPPPPGSGFSVYAARLAASRRGLHKHSGSDSSSVGALQKPAEPDFSVEEE from the exons ATGGCTTATATTAGTTGCAAGTCTGTAAG ATTCCAAGAAGATTGGGAGTCCGCAAGACACCCAACAGCTAACGGAGACAATGGGATTAAGGTCAAGTACAAGATTGATGGAACGGTATTACCAGAGCTGGGCTCTAGGAAGCGGGAGAAGGAGATAGCAAAATGTGGGAAATCTTTAAGAGCTAAAGTTCTGTCCCGAGTTTTCTCAGAGGATTATGAAAGAGTACAGAGAAAAATATTGGATCCTCGAGGACCTACAATTCGTAGATGGAATAAGATATTCTTAGTAGCTTGTTTAGTTTCTTTGTTTGTTGACCCTCTGTTCTTTTACTTGCCTGTGGTAAAAGAAAACGTGTGCATAGAAATTGGAAGTCACCTTGAAATTGCCCTTACAGTGATAAGATCAATAGCGGATATCTTTTACATGATTCAGATTTATGTGCGGTTTCGTACGGCTTATGTAGCTCCTTCTTCTCGCGTTTTTGGGAGAGGAGAGCTCGTTATAGATTCTTCAAAGATAGCAATAAGGTATTTGCGCAAAGGATTTTGGATTGATGTCATTGCAGCACTGCCCCTACCTCAG GTGTTAATGTGGGCTGTCATTCCCAATCTAAGTGGTTCAACGATGACAAAGACCAAGAATGTCCTCagattcattcttatttttcagTACCTCCCAAGACTATTTCTCATATTTCCGTTGTCAACACAAATTGTTAAGGCTACTGGGGTTGTCACTGAGACAGCTTGGGCAGGAGCGGCTTATAATTTGATGCTCTACATGTTAGCAAGCCAT GTTTTGGGAGCTTGCTGGTACCTTCTGTCTGTTGAGAGACAAGAATCATGTTGGATTAATACCTGTAGTCACGAGAACCATATATGCCAAGATGAGTATTTAGATTGCAGGTGGCTTAATGAACCTCGTAGAACTGCCTGGTTCCAATCAAGCAACATCACAACCCAATGTGATCCGAACAGCAGTGCTTATCCATTTGGTATATATGGAGATGCAGTAACGGTTGATGTTACATCTGCAAAGTTCTTCCATAAGTACTTCTACTGCCTTTGGTGGGGCTTGAAGAACCTAAG TTCGCTAGGGCAAAATCTTTCTACAAGCACATATGTTGGAGAAATACTTTTTGCAATTGTTGTCGCAACACTTGGCCTAGTCCTCTTTGCCTTGCTTATTGGCAACATGCAA ACATACCTCCAATCAACAACAGTAAGATTAGAGGAATGGAGGATCAGGAGGACTGATACAGAGCAATGGATGCATCACAGGCAGCTACCTCAAGAGTTGAGGCAGTCCGTCAGGAAGTATGATCAATATAAATGGGTTGCTACAAGGGGAGTTGATGAGGAGGCTCTTCTTGAAGGACTTCCTCTGGACCTTCGAAGAGATATTAAACGCCACCTTTGTTATGATCTAGTTCGACGA GTGCCGTTATTTGATCAAATGGATGAAAGAATGTTAGATGCCATATGCGAGCGGCTTAAGCCTGCTCTTTGCACTCAAGGGACCTGTCTGGTACGTGAAGGCGATCCTGTTAATGAGATGCTGTTCATAATTCGAGGGAACCTTGATTCTTACACCACGAATGGCGGCCGTACCGGTTTCTTCAATTCCTGCCGCATCGGTCCGGGTGATTTCTGTGGTGAGGAGCTGCTGACATGGGCCCTTGACCCGCGTCCAAGTGTCATCCTTCCATCTTCCACCCGCACTGTGAAAGCCATCTCCGAGGTAGAGGCTTTTGCCCTCATAGCAGAGGACCTAAAGTTTGTAGCAGGCCAATTTCGAAGATTGCACAGTAAACAACTTAGGCACAAGTTCAGGTTCTACTCGCACCAGTGGCGAGCATGGGCAGCTTGTTTCATCCAGGCAGCTTGGCGCAGGTACAACAAGCGCAAGAGTTTGTCTGAACTTCGGAGTCTGGAGAGCCTGAGCTCCGAAACTGAATCATCAGATGGACAGCCAGACGGTGATGGTCCTCCTCCACCTGGTTCAGGTTTCTCTGTGTATGCAGCAAGACTTGCGGCCAGTAGACGAGGTCTTCACAAGCACTCAGGATCAGATTCGAGCTCAGTTGGTGCGCTGCAGAAACCAGCTGAACCTGATTTCTCTGTAGAAGAGGAATAA